One genomic segment of Spirochaeta cellobiosiphila DSM 17781 includes these proteins:
- a CDS encoding sigma-54-dependent Fis family transcriptional regulator — protein sequence MPSLLNVENDASKVVDLLHKVSEALSREEEISEVFTPVLMVMKDYLGLTRGMLTILNRENGAIFTEESFGMTEEEQARGVYRLGEGITGEVVETGKPVIVPDVAKDSRFLNKTGIGSDDQSFLCVPICYGKEVLGTLSAYRNKAGQETLETDQKILSIITPMIARAVRLHRSIHEENLKLRDENQRLHSQLLEQFHPDNIIGNAKGMRDVFYLIQKIAPTDTTTLILGESGVGKELVAHSIYAASYRTSGPFIRFNCAALPESMVESELFGHEKGAFTGAINKRLGRFMLAEGGTLFLDEVGELSLNVQTKLLRILQEHEFQPVGSDQSLTCDVRIVAATNKNLESLVQKGEFREDLYYRLNVFPITVPSLRDRKTDIPLLADFFIKKYSDKLGKNIRRISTAAIDMLMSYHWPGNVRELENCLERAVILADSDTIHGYDLPPTLQTSHPASTHFKGNLETTLDAIEYELIIEELKKANGNVSKASDVLGLSYRKLGLRLKKYDIDYRIYRNPNKD from the coding sequence ATGCCGTCACTGCTTAATGTTGAAAATGATGCATCAAAGGTAGTCGATTTACTTCATAAAGTATCTGAAGCTTTGAGTCGGGAGGAGGAAATATCAGAAGTTTTCACTCCCGTTCTTATGGTTATGAAAGATTATCTTGGTCTTACTAGAGGTATGTTGACTATTTTAAATAGGGAAAATGGTGCCATATTCACTGAGGAATCATTTGGCATGACCGAAGAGGAGCAAGCCAGAGGAGTTTATCGACTTGGTGAAGGCATCACAGGGGAAGTTGTTGAGACGGGTAAACCCGTTATTGTTCCTGATGTAGCTAAGGATTCTAGATTCCTCAACAAAACAGGTATAGGATCGGATGATCAATCCTTTTTATGCGTTCCTATTTGTTATGGCAAAGAAGTTCTGGGAACGTTAAGTGCGTATCGGAATAAAGCTGGTCAGGAAACCCTAGAAACAGATCAAAAAATATTAAGCATTATCACACCTATGATAGCTCGTGCCGTAAGACTTCATAGATCAATACATGAAGAAAATCTAAAGTTGCGTGATGAAAACCAGCGATTACATTCTCAACTCCTTGAGCAATTTCATCCTGATAATATTATTGGTAATGCTAAGGGTATGCGGGATGTCTTCTACCTTATTCAAAAAATAGCACCTACAGATACTACTACTCTTATATTAGGTGAAAGTGGTGTAGGAAAAGAGTTAGTAGCTCATTCTATTTATGCAGCAAGTTATCGTACATCAGGACCTTTTATTCGCTTTAACTGTGCTGCCTTGCCTGAAAGTATGGTTGAATCCGAATTGTTTGGTCATGAAAAGGGTGCCTTTACTGGAGCAATCAATAAAAGGCTTGGGCGCTTTATGTTAGCAGAAGGTGGCACCTTATTCCTGGATGAAGTTGGTGAGCTCAGTTTGAATGTCCAAACTAAATTATTGCGTATCTTGCAGGAACATGAATTTCAGCCAGTTGGATCTGATCAAAGTTTAACTTGTGATGTACGTATTGTGGCTGCAACGAATAAAAACCTAGAATCCTTAGTACAAAAAGGGGAATTTAGGGAAGATCTCTATTATCGACTCAATGTTTTTCCTATAACTGTCCCTTCATTGCGAGATCGAAAAACAGATATTCCGTTATTAGCTGATTTTTTTATAAAGAAATATTCTGATAAACTAGGAAAAAACATCCGGAGAATATCTACAGCTGCCATTGATATGCTCATGAGCTATCATTGGCCGGGAAATGTACGTGAGTTGGAAAATTGTTTAGAGCGTGCTGTGATATTAGCAGATTCTGACACTATTCATGGTTATGATTTACCACCAACGCTTCAGACCAGCCATCCCGCATCAACACATTTTAAGGGAAATCTAGAAACAACTTTAGATGCTATTGAGTATGAACTTATTATTGAAGAATTGAAAAAGGCAAATGGAAATGTAAGTAAAGCGTCCGATGTTTTAGGTCTATCTTATCGTAAGTTAGGATTGCGATTAAAAAAATACGATATAGATTATAGGATTTATAGAAACCCTAACAAGGATTAA
- a CDS encoding P-II family nitrogen regulator: MKEVMAVIRMNKINDTKRALAAVGISSFTATGRVMGRGKGQVDYRILAGAKEGYQEAIDQLGQGPRLVPKRLLTVTVPDGKVKTVVDTIIKTNKTGHAGDGKIFVLPIHEAARVRTGETGDDILD, encoded by the coding sequence ATGAAAGAAGTAATGGCAGTCATTCGCATGAACAAGATCAATGATACCAAACGGGCTTTAGCTGCTGTAGGGATATCAAGCTTTACTGCTACTGGTCGTGTGATGGGTAGAGGTAAAGGTCAAGTCGATTACCGGATATTAGCCGGTGCAAAAGAGGGGTATCAGGAAGCCATAGACCAATTAGGGCAAGGACCCCGATTGGTTCCTAAAAGGCTTTTGACTGTGACTGTTCCTGATGGGAAGGTCAAAACTGTTGTTGATACCATCATTAAGACTAACAAAACCGGCCATGCCGGTGATGGGAAGATCTTCGTGTTACCAATACACGAAGCCGCTAGAGTCAGAACCGGTGAAACCGGTGATGATATCTTGGACTAA
- a CDS encoding GNAT family N-acetyltransferase → MSNFRKIDFNNSKDQIDFLSLLEGYMLDPMGGLPVLTKEKKSRILADLSSMLHIKGFFSCHCSEPIGFILAFEVYSTFLGGKAYNIHDFYIHPDYRRLGNGSYLFEHFLIWAKDQDAVKISLEVRKDNLYAQKLYHKFGFDKTNPEMLFYVKTA, encoded by the coding sequence ATGAGTAATTTCAGGAAAATTGATTTTAATAATAGCAAAGATCAAATCGATTTCTTGAGTTTACTTGAAGGTTATATGTTAGATCCTATGGGAGGACTCCCTGTTCTTACAAAAGAGAAGAAAAGTAGGATCTTGGCAGATCTATCTTCCATGCTCCACATAAAAGGTTTCTTTTCCTGTCACTGTAGTGAACCAATTGGTTTTATCCTTGCCTTTGAGGTGTATTCTACATTTCTTGGAGGCAAGGCATATAATATACATGATTTCTATATCCATCCTGATTATAGACGTCTGGGAAATGGAAGTTACTTATTTGAACATTTCCTTATTTGGGCCAAAGATCAGGATGCTGTCAAGATTTCCCTTGAGGTACGTAAAGATAATCTTTATGCCCAAAAACTTTATCACAAATTCGGTTTTGACAAGACCAACCCCGAAATGCTTTTCTATGTAAAAACTGCATAA
- the nifH gene encoding nitrogenase iron protein, with product MRKIAIYGKGGIGKSTTTQNTVAGLAEMGKKVMVVGCDPKADSTRLLLGGLAQKTVLDTLREEGEDVELDDVIKPGYGDSRCVESGGPEPGVGCAGRGIITSINLLEQLGAYEQELDYTFYDVLGDVVCGGFAMPIREGKAEEIYIVVSGEMMAMYAANNICKGIVKYADAGGVRLGGLICNSRKVDNEYEMIKALADKLGTQMIHFVPRDNMVQQAEINRKTVIDFNPTHPQADEYRTLANAIDQNKMFVVPTPLEIEELEQLLIKHGIAN from the coding sequence GTGAGAAAAATAGCAATTTACGGAAAAGGTGGGATTGGTAAATCTACCACTACCCAGAATACTGTGGCTGGGCTTGCTGAAATGGGTAAGAAGGTCATGGTAGTAGGATGTGACCCAAAGGCGGATTCTACAAGACTTCTACTTGGTGGTTTAGCACAAAAAACTGTTCTAGACACCCTACGAGAAGAAGGTGAAGACGTAGAATTAGATGATGTTATTAAACCAGGATATGGTGATTCCAGATGCGTTGAGTCTGGTGGACCAGAACCAGGTGTTGGATGTGCAGGTCGAGGTATTATCACAAGCATCAACTTACTTGAACAGTTAGGTGCTTATGAACAAGAACTAGATTACACATTTTATGATGTTCTTGGGGACGTTGTATGTGGTGGTTTTGCAATGCCTATTCGTGAAGGTAAAGCAGAAGAAATCTACATCGTTGTATCTGGTGAGATGATGGCTATGTACGCTGCTAACAACATCTGTAAAGGTATTGTTAAATATGCAGATGCAGGTGGAGTTCGATTAGGTGGTCTGATTTGTAACTCTCGTAAAGTAGATAATGAGTATGAAATGATAAAGGCTCTTGCTGATAAATTAGGTACTCAAATGATTCACTTTGTACCAAGAGATAACATGGTACAACAAGCGGAAATCAATAGAAAAACTGTAATTGATTTTAACCCAACACACCCTCAAGCTGATGAGTATCGAACTCTAGCTAATGCCATTGATCAAAATAAGATGTTTGTCGTTCCAACTCCTTTGGAAATAGAAGAACTAGAACAGTTATTAATCAAGCACGGAATTGCAAACTAA
- a CDS encoding DUF4826 family protein gives MFTKIEVPKDYEVWADQSYHKIQRHLKDKGIEFFEDLLLDWIAAPYFSLWKGKNKEGIIWVLHNDLATDAFVDKDMIQTRQALAFYAYRWINCSDLKIYNDLTAEKGISEINLYGSISSLGKVLSETVEDPELWEEEE, from the coding sequence ATGTTCACTAAAATCGAAGTACCTAAAGATTATGAAGTTTGGGCAGATCAAAGTTACCATAAAATACAAAGGCATTTAAAAGATAAAGGAATAGAATTCTTTGAAGATCTTTTATTGGACTGGATAGCAGCTCCTTATTTTTCTCTATGGAAAGGAAAAAACAAAGAAGGAATCATTTGGGTTCTTCATAATGACCTAGCCACAGATGCCTTTGTTGACAAAGATATGATACAAACTCGCCAAGCGTTAGCATTCTACGCTTATCGGTGGATTAATTGCAGTGACTTAAAAATATATAATGATTTAACAGCTGAAAAAGGTATCTCAGAGATTAACCTTTATGGAAGCATATCATCATTAGGTAAAGTTTTGAGCGAAACAGTAGAAGACCCAGAATTATGGGAAGAAGAGGAATAG
- a CDS encoding homocitrate synthase/isopropylmalate synthase family protein has translation MNKYEQLWIIDSTLRDGLQAPGVSLNHSEKKAIARMLAEAGVNELEAGIPIMDKQEIRFLRSLKHDIPNVRVTAWCRARKEDILEAARSNVSSIHIAFPVSDIQLKLYEKDWKWVLDTIPELVALARVHFDYVSLGAMDATRASLHDLKQFVHRADAAGVNRVRIADTVGISTPDQIKELFEKLHVNTKAILEFHGHNDLGLATANSLAAVEGGAKEISVTISGVGERAGNASLEEVVTALPYQGNYFTSVSRKALPTLASTFKELSGFDRNMCNPITGVNVFTHESGVHGHGLLQDDRTFCELDPKEFGYDGHSFVVGSHSGSFMVQRILSDQGVFITREEALAMLPQIRETSEVKHSYLENKEILDIYKHFKDTLSHAVTA, from the coding sequence ATGAACAAATACGAGCAATTATGGATAATTGATAGTACCCTCAGAGATGGGCTTCAAGCCCCAGGTGTTTCTTTAAACCATTCAGAGAAAAAAGCTATTGCTAGAATGTTAGCAGAAGCAGGTGTTAATGAGTTGGAAGCTGGTATTCCCATTATGGATAAACAGGAAATCCGTTTTTTGAGAAGTTTAAAACATGATATCCCCAATGTACGTGTTACTGCATGGTGCCGTGCAAGAAAAGAGGATATCTTGGAAGCTGCACGTTCAAATGTATCTAGTATTCACATCGCTTTTCCTGTCTCCGATATACAATTAAAACTATATGAAAAGGATTGGAAATGGGTTCTGGATACAATACCGGAACTAGTCGCTTTAGCCAGGGTTCACTTTGACTATGTTAGTCTTGGTGCTATGGATGCTACCAGAGCTTCCTTACATGATCTCAAACAATTTGTTCATCGAGCGGATGCCGCAGGCGTTAATCGTGTAAGAATTGCTGATACTGTAGGAATTTCCACTCCTGATCAAATAAAAGAGCTCTTTGAAAAGCTTCACGTAAATACCAAAGCAATTCTAGAGTTTCATGGTCACAACGATTTAGGATTGGCTACTGCTAATAGCTTAGCTGCTGTAGAGGGCGGTGCCAAAGAGATTAGTGTTACAATCAGTGGTGTAGGCGAACGTGCGGGTAATGCTAGTCTTGAAGAAGTTGTTACAGCACTACCTTATCAAGGTAATTATTTTACATCTGTAAGTAGAAAAGCATTACCAACTCTAGCAAGTACATTCAAAGAGTTATCAGGTTTTGATCGAAATATGTGTAATCCTATTACAGGGGTTAATGTATTTACCCACGAATCTGGTGTCCATGGCCATGGATTATTACAGGATGACAGAACTTTTTGTGAACTAGACCCTAAAGAGTTTGGTTATGATGGGCATAGTTTTGTTGTTGGAAGCCATTCAGGTTCTTTTATGGTCCAAAGAATATTAAGTGATCAAGGAGTTTTTATAACTAGGGAAGAGGCTTTGGCTATGCTACCTCAAATAAGGGAAACTTCTGAAGTTAAACACTCTTATCTAGAAAATAAGGAGATTCTTGACATATACAAGCACTTCAAGGACACCCTAAGTCATGCCGTCACTGCTTAA
- a CDS encoding P-II family nitrogen regulator: protein MLMIRSIVRPEKSDSVLAALLDAGYPAVTKVSVVGRGKQRGLKVGEVVYDELPKELLLTVVKDKDKDFVLKTIMEEAKTSASGAFGDGKIFVSPVDEVYTISSGLSEEE, encoded by the coding sequence ATGTTAATGATTAGATCCATAGTACGGCCGGAAAAATCAGATAGTGTTTTGGCGGCTCTGTTAGATGCAGGTTATCCTGCCGTAACCAAAGTAAGTGTTGTTGGTCGAGGAAAGCAAAGAGGATTAAAGGTCGGAGAAGTAGTGTATGACGAACTCCCTAAAGAACTTCTTCTCACCGTAGTTAAGGACAAAGATAAGGATTTCGTCCTTAAAACCATAATGGAAGAAGCTAAGACAAGTGCTTCTGGTGCCTTCGGTGATGGGAAGATCTTCGTGAGCCCTGTGGACGAAGTTTATACCATTTCTTCTGGTCTTTCCGAAGAAGAGTGA